AGTGAAAGCGTCGTAATCATTTTCTGCATTACAGTTTCAgagcaaatatttcaaactcaTCGTCAGAAGAGATTCTGGGGCTGCTCAGGTACTTGGGAAATTTGTACGATTACGACTACGTGTCATTTGAAAAGCAGCATCAAGCTCTCCATAATATGCTCAAGGTTTTTTACAACGGGGAGTATGATCCcaatgaaataatgaaaaatgttagtAGCCTCATGAAAATATACATTAGCGTAAGCTTTATCTATCTGTAGTGATTCTGAACAAAAGAACGTTAATTTAGTATATTAAGGTTATGTAGTACTCCTACCTTTatcgaccgagcaaactcactacttttcttcctatattaaaTGAACAAACGAGCGaaaagggttcaaatttcgatgaGCGTTTGTTTGGCCGTGCGTtgagctgattgtgagagcATCTTTCATTTACGTAATTATTGCAATTCCTAGTACAAAAACAGTCTGACGATGGCTCAAATGTATCCATGATTCTTGCCGCAATTGCTCAAAGTATCTCAGCTATGCACTTTTTGCCCTTAAAATGCGGGAAATGTGAGAATAGCAACACGTGTCAAAAAATCACacgttttttttaacgattttcgGGATAGCTGTAACTTTCTTGAATTTCGCTACAAAAGAGGGACACACCGtcaaaatttgaaccctttccgttcgtttgttCATTTAATGTAGGCAGAAAAACGGTGAGattgctcggtcggtaaaggtaggtGTATTACATAATTCTGCTGTATATATTCATGTTTTGATACATAGAAATGAAAGTGCACGTCGTTAATTTATGAATTCGATCTTAGCCTCCGAACATAATTGGcaattttattatatgttttgtttttgtagcTAAATATTGAACTTACAATTACTGCAAATTTTCGGCTAGTATAAAATAGTAAATTGCTTTACCATTTACAGCTGCCTTTAAAcatttctcataatttttgttcttccaTTTCGTGTTTTGATATTGTTAGATTCAATTTAACTTATTCAATCAATGCGATTTTATCGACAAGATAAGAAAGTATCAGTaagaaaacatatttttttggtGCGATGGAACCCTtattttcgaatgattttcattaCTCGGGGTGTTTTCGGGGttgctgatcacgaatctgaagtcagaatttgataatttctagatccaagatggcggagcCAATATGGGggatgtaaaatcgaaaaactatcaaaattcaatgaaacTTGTTACTCGAGGGTTTTTGGAGTTATAAGAATTAACAACGATCATTTgaagttgtaaataaattgtgATAAGGCTACGACATGGAAGTTTTAAAGGTGGGACGCTGAGAATCCCAccgtgactgaaagggttaaaataACGACTCCGTTGATTTTTGTCTCGGGTTGTTGCTCATAATCAGATACAAGATTTCCGTGCCGTAACAGTTTAATATTCGTTTCgttcattaaaaattcatccatTTATGGAGCCATTCGTCAAATACGTTCACTTTTTTGGACGATTTTAGACCCCctaaaaaaattgtccgaTGAGCTACTTTGTTAAGTTTCATATTTCCGGTTTCCTACCCtttcttaaaaattcaagTCATGCCGCGATGAGTTCCAGTGTCGAAGCATCCAATTGGAAATAggacaatgagaaaaaaaatcgcacaaCTTACGAAGCAGGGCTTCCTGTTTGTTGCAGGACTGCAAATCAATCGTTTCATTGTCATACGTAATTTTGCGcatgttttgtttgtttcaccAGTTAACGCCGAAGTGTCACGAGGTTATTTTGGGCTGTACTTACCGAGGGAAGCAGAGGCCGTGTACGAATCTTTTTACATTTCGAAAAACCCAGGACGGCTACTGCTGCACATTCAATTACGTTCGTCAGAATGACGAGTTTATACCGTgagatattatattatatattgtgaACTAATTCCACATTGACTCGTTTCTGATGCATGCAGTTATTTCAGTTAATAACAAATTCTTAAAATTAGGGCATCTGAATACAACAGAACCGGATATCAAAGCAAAGTTTTACAAGCGATAGCACCTGGAGTTGCTACTGGTCTAACTATTTCGATCGAACCATTGCTTGACGATTACTACTACACAATACCACCAGGTAAAGGTTGGAAGGTTAGTGTTGGGCATTGTCCTATTACAATTTGTAATTacatacaataattatatttcaatttaatctgcatgttaattaaaattacatgGGTGATTTGTAATtggggcaaaaaaaaaaaaatcaaaactacTTACGTATATTGTATTGAGGTTGAAGTAAGATGacggaaaaaattgtaatgagTTGAATACAAATTGTGTTTGTTCCTTGCAATCGGAAGTGCATATggtaaaaattgtatttgtaatttgtgAGGGATATGAAAAATCTGTATCTGTTAAAAAATCCGTTCAAGCCCTAAATAAGGATCACCCTATTATATACCTATCGGTGTACTGTATTTTGTATTACATTTAAGCCACGTAGAAATGTGATTTGTATTTTATGCATTTCCTGTAATTTtcgaatgataaaatttttcgcccATTACCATAAAAGCTGTAAGTTTCAATTTCAGCGCTAATCCTTAGTATTCACAATATAATCATAAAAACGCGGCTCCATAAACACTGATCACTGAAATTCAGTAGATTCACAGTAATTCGTTGACTTTAATTTTCTCCATTTATTGAGTCACCAAAAATTTACGATTcacgtacatttttttgtccttagataattatattcaatgcAGAAGATTATCCTGATAATCCAAGTGGTGGTGTAATTGAACAAATGATATCCCCGTCAACTGAAACGTATTTAAGGCTAGAAGCGATAGTGTTTTTTACACCTGACGAAATAATCAGTTATCCTGTACAAAAGCGGAAATGCATATTTAATACGGAGctgcaaaaattattcaccgGATACACGTACAGCGATTGTATCGTAAACTGTCGCGTTGACGATATATGGGAGACGTGTAATTGCCTGcccttttttttccctaagAGAGGTGAGTGTAGATTGATATCTGTAAAAAAGCTTTGTGCTTTAACGTTCTACTGtttcaacaaataaaaaaattgctaataAATAGGTGTACAAAGAGGaagatagaaaataattttaagaCCAATTGTAGACACTGCAGGAAATTGTGATTGATTGTTTACACGCGATTTCGATTTACAGATGATCGTAGAACCTGTGATATGACTGACCTTCCGTGTTTGAACAGCAATAAATGTAAGCCTGAACAATTATGATTCTCTAGAACCTACAGTTTCATTTGTTGTAGCTGTGAATCGTATGAAACGTATACTAGAACGGAAAATTCACCAACAATAGTCCTTGTGATTCGGTTCCAAAGTTTGTAGATTTGTTAGGGGatcaatgaaaatgaaaataagtgCCTTATATTCTGGAAAttaagggtaaaaaaaattgaaaattgaaaatctgcCAGGCATTTCTTTTGGGAGTTTCTAATCGTGTAAGATTTGAACgcaaaattcacttttttgaacatttttttactcctAAAACTATTCCTTACACATTTTAACTAAGTAAAccttgaaaatgatttatatCGCGTTGATCtgaagagtgaaaattttgaaaaaaacccCAATAGAGATATCTTCTTTCATAAATCACGAGAGTAACCTCCAATTTAAGATTATttgcaaaacaaaataaaaattatgaaaattggtaaataATACGTACTTGAAGtccgttttttattttcactttcaaaaaaaaaaaaaaaaaataaaaaagaaatcatttcACCAAAATTCCCTAGATGCCGTcgataagtagaatttctttttttttaataaagaaattatatcaCAAAAATTCCCCAGATGCCGTCGATAAGTAGaagttcttttttcttaatttgttGATCCGACTCCATTTTCGACATACGAGAACAtaattcgatgtagaattttccgctCTACACAACGGtcaagtcatttttcatttatcgacAGCAGTTTTCGAGGAAAATGTcaaaaacgttgaattttgttgttttcttgAAATTCCGGTTATGCAGATCGAAAATGACTTCAGATTTGAGTACATGAGGGTCGAAAACCCGTGGAAACAAAAATGCAGCCatatcctgaatatttttaattgggCTGATTggtaagaatttcaaaaagaaatgACAATCTCCCCGCGTTATCCAGATGAAAAAACTTCGAATAGTGAGAGCAACTTTTCAACATTACATTTGAAACCCGGGAACAACTTTGAACATGCTGAGTTTTCAAAACATTAGTAGTAGGCGTGTGTTTTCTCCACTGAATATTTCTCAAACCGTCCTACAGTCATGAAGTAACAATCTTTTGGTAATAATGCATCGTTGCATTAACGGTACGCACTTCAATCTGATATACTATCTTTAGTATAATAATTCTAAATAGACAAGAATCGGACACAATACCTTCAATCGCTAATTCCTATTTTGACTGGACTAGAAACATTACTTTCGAATAACTTAAATTTTCACACGCGTACATAGTTTTCGGAACGTCAACCACATCAAGTTGATATCTGCACCAGCTTGCGTATAACAGAGTTCctgatatatttttctttgcgaAACATTGTGCATAATACTCTATTCAATATCAGTGATTGGAGACTTGATTTTCTCCTCTCGAGACCAGCTTCCTCAAGGCAAGTGTAAGTATTGAGGAAAAGTTTCCCCATGCAGCGTAGTGTTTGTCAAAATTGTCCCGGGTCCATGAAGGGTCAAGGTGCCGATTGATGGGTCAATCGAACGAAACGAAGCGATTCATCCAAGTTATAGCCGTCAGAGGGAACGAAACCACTTTTCGATTTGGCCAAATTCTCGCATCCATCGATCCGAGGGAGAAAAATAGGCGTGTAGTCAGAGGGTCAAAAAGTTTCCCGTCAGGGCGCTACTTCTGGTTCTGCTCTCATGGCTTCGGTACTGAGCGAAACTTGCTCCATTTCAGCGAAATGGTGGGTCCTCTTTCCTCACGAAGTTCCTGACGACGAAACAAATCTCAACAGTGAAAGGTACTACGGACCGATGAAGTACGAGGCTGTCACAGGCATCGACTGCAGCGAATGTTATCCAGCCTGTAACGATGTCCGTTACTTTGTTTCGAATAGTGTCACCAGCCTGCCCACGGAAGCGGATTTTCCCAACAACATTACGTAATTTAAACATTTCTATCTTTGGGAAAGTTCAACAATTTTGCCGGGAGTTTCCAAGTAAACATGGCAGTATCTTGGATTGCCTACCACTAaggggaacaaatatcggtaaaacagatcAATCGAGtcataataattttaacaTGACCGCGGATTGCGATCACTGAATGCTTCGGCATAGGTTATAAACAACGAGACAACTGCTTGGCCAAATCCACACAACTTGGGAACACGGGCAGTTCTAGCTCACTCGCGAGAACTTTAAAGGCGCTACCTGCCGTTAACTCGGTAGGTCTGTATTACCGATATTTATTTCCCTTAGAGGTAGGCTACCCAACATACCGCGACGTTTACTTGGAAATACCCAGTGTAATTATAAGATGCTAAAATCTGAAAAGTTTTAAACCTTTAGCTCTTACGGTACAGGAGAAACACttcgatcaattttcaaattttgtacaaactGAGTTTTGCATGGCTCGAAGTTTCGACGTATCCTTAtcacgaaaaaaatatgaaccaGCATGTGATCGATGTAAAACTGTCGGATTCTTTTGGTCACGGAATCAGTTCTAGGCCTAGTGCTCAGGAAAAGTCAAAAACACGTGTTTTCAGAGGAAAACATTTTATGTTCTCCAGCTTCAGTCTTAAATTCAAGATTTTTATCGagagtttgtatttttttttttttgtgaacaAATTTTCTCGTCAAAACTCGATTTCCGTTACGATAAAAGTTTTCTGGATACTATTTCTTTTAATATTGGACAActtggtgagaaaaaattggcagacaaaatttgaaaaaaaccatttgatgggaaaatttcaacctATAGAACGGCTGCctgaaaaaagaattctgTTCATCGCGTGTGATCGCGCAAAATCGAAGGTTCacattacaaatttcaaacggGTGAGTTAAAGATAGGACCATAACAGAAAAAATTCGTAGATCAATAAACAGGGAAAATGGAGCATGAAGCCAAGATTTGCAGCCTCAAAATCCTTTTTGATTCAACTTTCTACTTGC
This region of Neodiprion virginianus isolate iyNeoVirg1 chromosome 7, iyNeoVirg1.1, whole genome shotgun sequence genomic DNA includes:
- the LOC124308675 gene encoding sodium channel protein Nach-like isoform X1; this translates as MRSVSGTIDPPKINGWIRPKRRGQVRHRPFVKKLKLYCENSSLNGCKYFTEPGRHWLERTIWVFLYTMTICGAAYVVFDVYADYKRSPIITTEDNDPYPTSNVAFPALALCTLNRISYKSASSLAESIFRANISNSSSEEILGLLRYLGNLYDYDYVSFEKQHQALHNMLKVFYNGEYDPNEIMKNLTPKCHEVILGCTYRGKQRPCTNLFTFRKTQDGYCCTFNYVRQNDEFIPASEYNRTGYQSKVLQAIAPGVATGLTISIEPLLDDYYYTIPPGKGWKIIIFNAEDYPDNPSGGVIEQMISPSTETYLRLEAIVFFTPDEIISYPVQKRKCIFNTELQKLFTGYTYSDCIVNCRVDDIWETCNCLPFFFPKRDDRRTCDMTDLPCLNSNKSKWWVLFPHEVPDDETNLNSERYYGPMKYEAVTGIDCSECYPACNDVRYFVSNSVTSLPTEADFPNNITNNSNSSDRSIIHIYFGDDSVPRLKQDITYYWYELLSNIGGICGVFVGFSLISILELIFFLLVPVLPTKKESGNKIQEVALYWEELGSMRRWRKRAEKNCG
- the LOC124308675 gene encoding sodium channel protein Nach-like isoform X2; protein product: MRSVSGTIDPPKINGWIRPKRRGQVRHRPFVKKLKLYCENSSLNGCKYFTEPGRHWLERTIWVFLYTMTICGAAYVVFDVYADYKRSPIITTEDNDPYPTSNVAFPALALCTLNRISYKSASSLAESIFRANISNSSSEEILGLLRYLGNLYDYDYVSFEKQHQALHNMLKVFYNGEYDPNEIMKNLTPKCHEVILGCTYRGKQRPCTNLFTFRKTQDGYCCTFNYVRQNDEFIPASEYNRTGYQSKVLQAIAPGVATGLTISIEPLLDDYYYTIPPGKGWKIIIFNAEDYPDNPSGGVIEQMISPSTETYLRLEAIVFFTPDEIISYPVQKRKCIFNTELQKLFTGYTYSDCIVNCRVDDIWETCNCLPFFFPKRDDRRTCDMTDLPCLNSNKSKWWVLFPHEVPDDETNLNSERYYGPMKYEAVTGIDCSECYPACNDVRYFVSNSVTSLPTEADFPNNITNNSNSSDRSIIHIYFGDDSVPRLKQDITYYW